A part of Carassius carassius chromosome 32, fCarCar2.1, whole genome shotgun sequence genomic DNA contains:
- the c32h1orf115 gene encoding required for drug-induced death protein 1: MSRKRVKSKRKSNHKKKNKSKQVSSNYDQQAKEELKVQDEPFVLNSSTSVNKKKKSAKQARIAFLPEKYQPLVEDDIVDQPRDDNIKKKQDKYKKLRKNMGKALRYSWKCLVVGLQNLSTAYSMPLGAGATIVPDIHRARAHV; encoded by the exons ATGTCTCGAAAACGCGTCAAATCCAAGCGCAAATCAAATCATAAAAAGAAGAACAAATCTAAACAGGTTTCTTCTAACTACGATCAACAAGCTAAGGAAGAACTCAAGGTTCAAGACGAGCCGTTTGTGCTGAACTCATCGACGAGCGTGAACAAGAAAAAGAAGTCCGCCAAACAAGCGCGCATCGCTTTTCTACCAGAGAAATACCAACCGCTGGTCGAGGATGATATTGTTGACCAACCACGAGATGACAATATCAagaaaaaacaagacaaatataAAAAGTTAAGAAAA aataTGGGGAAGGCTCTTCGTTACAGCTGGAAGTGTCTGGTGGTTGGATTGCAGAATCTGAGCACAGCCTATTCTATGCCGCTGGGTGCCGGTGCCACAATAGTGCCAGACATCCACAGAGCCAGAGCTCACGTCTAA